A single genomic interval of Eurosta solidaginis isolate ZX-2024a chromosome 3, ASM4086904v1, whole genome shotgun sequence harbors:
- the LOC137245918 gene encoding uncharacterized protein, producing the protein MGSSDSESENGSSLTDISGGDEAARSLRVKIKQRSNLLARLQSWNAGVDEQSHTLRQLEIKLALVERHYNALEELQGKLEELDESQLEEDHRIIIEQSYIQAKTAITDRMASLQPLESPQHFSSTHISTERRQCSRTNLPKLQLTRFSGEQSDWLDFYNVFSTLVHNNKDLSDVEKFQYLRSCLTDKASRLIQSLEVTSANYKVALELIVARFNNSRLIFQAHMQHICDIQPMSSANVPTLRNFIDIVNVNLRAMQSLATAQQIGDGILLHLVSKKLDVTTRTRWEEEVSSKWGTTQSSQLRMPTWSDLATFLESRCQTFNMLGKKNQLSFVVAQAAKKCVFCNASPSHNPFNCDSFMKLDPVERYLRVKRLNLCINCLGKNHCSSNCPSHRRCQHCKVSHHTLLHRTSVEGDNSNDKLADNNQTALQATAYEGEVILATALVELCNSSGVSLTARVLLDSGSQLNFVTEHIAQHLRLPRSKSCIEVMGIGTTTTKTQYTCSLELKSLHTAYTRSIEAVILPLITSQQPTCKIDITEWKVPSNITLADDRFHKPSGIDCLIGAGVFFDLLLVGQIKLRDGLSVLQKTKLGWIVSGVAPSAHSSTVGSSNTSSSPIYKSFIATSNQPQLDHLLEKFWTLESHNESQRFLSSEERYCEEFFEATTTRCPFSKKFIVRLPFKEDPEILGRSHEIALKRLVAMEYKFSRNPSLFKQYAGFMDKYKSMSHMVNVENNPFGRYFIPHHCVLKADSSTTKLRVVFDASCRTSSGKSLNEILRVGPTLQDDIFTILVRFRSHRYVLMADIAKMYRQVLVHEADAPWQSIIWRELPENMPQAYQLQTVTYGTSSAPYLATKCLLQLAKEESTRFPIGSAVTLKDFYVDNLMTGASTINEVITIKDQVTSLLSGGGFPLRKFAANHISIIENVPQEDREEMVKLAEDHEKIHIITDSKLFRSPWSA; encoded by the exons ATGGGTTCATCAGATAGCGAATCAGAAAATGGTTCATCACTTACCGATATTAGCGGTGGCGATGAAGCAGCCCGTAGCCTACGCGTGAAAATCAAACAACGCTCAAATCTACTGGCACGCTTGCAATCATGGAACGCTGGCGTTGATGAACAATCACACACATTACGCCAATTGGAAATCAAATTAGCATTGGTAGAGCGCCACTACAATGCGCTCGAAGAACTTCAGGGTAAGCTAGAAGAGCTTGATGAGTCCCAACTAGAAGAAGATCATCGCATCATCATCGAACAATCGTACATTCAAGCAAAGACAGCAATTACCGACCGAATGGCCTCTCTGCAACCCTTAGAGAGTCCCCAGCACTTCAGCAGCACCCATATTTCCACCGAGCGCCGACAATGTAGTCGCACCAACTTGCCGAAACTTCAACTGACACGTTTCAGTGGGGAGCAGAGCGACTGGTTAGACTTTTACAACGTATTTTCAACTCTGGTTCACAACAATAAGGATCTGTCTGACGTTGAAAAGTTTCAATACCTGCGCTCGTGCCTGACTGACAAGGCATCACGGCTCATTCAATCACTTGAGGTAACCAGCGCCAACTACAAGGTAGCTTTGGAGCTCATCGTCGCCCGGTTCAACAACAGTCGGTTGATTTTTCAAGCGCACATGCAACATATTTGTGACATCCAACCAATGTCTTCTGCGAATGTCCCAACGCTTCGTAATTTTATCGACATCGTCAATGTAAACCTTCGGGCGATGCAATCACTAGCAACGGCTCAACAaattggcgatggaattttattgcatttagtatcgaaaaaattagatgTAACCACACGAACGCGATGGGAGGAGGAAGTATCGTCCAAGTGGGGTACCACTCAGTCGTCGCAGTTACGAATGCCAACGTGGTCAGATTTAGCCACGTTTTTGGAATCCCGTTGCCAGACGTTCAACATGCTCGGG AAAAAGAACCAGCTCTCGTTCGTCGTGGCCCAAGCTGCGAAAAAATGTGTATTTTGTAATGCCAGCCCAAGTCATAACCCCTTCAACTGTGACTCGTTCATGAAGCTTGATCCAGTGGAACGATATCTTAGAGTCAAACGACTAAACTTATGCATAAACTGTTTAGGTAAGAATCATTGCTCTAGTAATTGTCCATCTCATCGTAGGTGTCAACACTGCAAAGTCAGTCATCACACATTGCTACACAGGACATCTGTTGAAGGTGATAACTCCAACGACAAGCTGGCGGACAACAACCAAACAGCTCTACAAGCCACTGCATATGAAGGGGAAGTCATTCTTGCAACCGCACTGGTCGAGCTATGTAATTCGTCGGGCGTCTCACTCACGGCTCGCGTCTTGTTAGACTCTGGCTCACAGCTGAACTTCGTAACTGAGCATATCGCACAACACTTACGCTTGCCTCGTTCCAAAAGCTGCATAGAGGTAATGGGAATTGGTACAACTACTACAAAAACTCAATACACATGCTCACTTGAACTGAAGTCGCTTCATACAGCATATACTAGGAGTATCGAAGCTGTGATTCTGCCATTAATAACCTCACAGCAGCCAACGTGTAAAATAGATATAACCGAATGGAAGGTGCCAAGCAACATCACTCTTGCCGATGACAGATTTCATAAACCTAGCGGCATTGACTGCCTTATTGGAGCAGGCGTATTCTTCGACTTGCTGCTCGTAGGGCAGATAAAACTCCGGGACGGCTTGTCCGTGCTCCAAAAAACCAAACTCGGATGGATTGTGTCAGGAGTAGCTCCATCTGCACACTCATCGACTGTGGGATCATCCAACACTAGTTCATCGCCAATCTACAAATCCTTCATCGCCACTAGCAACCAACCTCAGCTGGATCACTTGCTAGAGAAATTCTGGACGCTAGAAAGCCACAATGAATCTCAAAGGTTTCTCTCATCAGAGGAAAGGTACTGTGAGGAGTTTTTTGAAGCAACAACCACAAGATGCCCTTTCAGCAAAAAATTCATTGTTCGATTGCCATTCAAAGAAGATCCAGAGATACTAGGCCGCTCTCACGAGATCGCACTCAAAAGGTTAGTTGCTATGGAATATAAATTTTCACGAAACCCCTCTCTATTCAAGCAATATGCCGGGTTCATGGATAAGTACAAATCAATGAGCCATATGGTTAACGTTGAGAACAATCCATTTGGACGCTACTTTATACCACATCATTGCGTACTAAAGGCCGACAGCAGCACAACAAAACTTCGCGTCGTCTTCGACGCATCATGTCGAACGTCCTCGGGTAAAAGTCTCAACGAAATTCTTCGCGTCGGCCCAACCCTACAGGATGACATATTTACCATTCTCGTTCGGTTTCGAAGCCACAGGTACGTGCTCATGGCGGACATCGCCAAAATGTACCGCCAAGTACTGGTGCATGAAGCAGATGCGCCATGGCAAAGCATTATTTGGAGAGAGCTACCCGAGAATATGCCACAAGCATATCAACTTCAGACTGTAACGTACGGTACCAGCTCTGCACCATACCTAGCAACGAAATGCCTGCTTCAGCTGGCCAAAGAGGAGTCCACCCGCTTCCCAATCGGATCCGCCGTAACACTTAAGGATTTTTATGTTGATAACTTGATGACTGGTGCATCAACAATAAATGAAGTAATCACCATAAAGGACCAAGTGACATCGCTTCTTAGCGGCGGTGGGTTTCCATTGCGGAAATTTGCAGCGAATCACATAAGCATCATTGAAAATGTACCTCAAGAAGACAGGGAGGAAATGGTCAAACTAG CTGAAGATCACGAAAAGATCCATATTATCACAGATAGCAAGCTTTTTCGATCCCCTTGGTCTGCTTAG